The nucleotide sequence CCGGAATAGCCTCCATACATCCCACCACCCATCATGCCTCCACCACCGGAATAGCCACCACCCATCATGCCTCCACCCATACCACCGCCGCCATACATGCCTCCACCCATACCACCGCCGCCATACATGCCTCCACCACCGGAATAGCCACCATCCATCATGCCTCCACCCATACCACCGCCGCCATACATGCCTCCACCCATACCACCGCCGCCAAACATGCCTCCACCACCGTAATGTCCACCATACATCCCACCACCGCTCATGCCACCACCGTGTCCACCATGAcctttgacaaaataaaaaagaacatgatATCTTGTTCAATCATTGCTTAGTGTGATTACAAGGGCGTACAATCAATGTAGTGTATCCTTTAGTCGTTTGTTTATTGCGTTCATGATATCTAGCTTATAGATGCACTATAGCCTTGTTTAAAAATCTTCGATTACAATGTATGAATATTGAAAACCAATAtgtaaagctgcaatctcacataTTGACAGTTTTTACTGTTCTTTTAATGTGTATATCGGAATGTCTTCAAACCAGTCACATGCGATAACTAATAATAAAGCAGACTTCACTTGTTGGGGAAACTGccgaaaaaaatgatttttatttaagcGTAAGTTACGCTTTAAGccaaaaaacatcaatatgtgtatatttatatgtttccATTATCACAGACCGAAACTGCCTCCCAATGAAAATACTAGAATCAAATGATCTGGAAGGATAAATTTTGAAAACGTTGATCTCACCCATATATCTTCTGGACATTCTGCCACCGTACCCGTAACCCCATTTAAACCCTGGAAttggaatgtaaatatatgaaattagAATCTATCGCTTTGGGAACTTTCGAGGTTCTAAAAGAAAAGTGATTAAAAACTATTAAGCAATAAGAATGCTTGATTGCTTAGATGAATTTTAAATACGAGAAAATCTTGATTCGATCTGTAGGACAAGCATTCGTGGTTGTCAGCCAATATAATTTTCTAAAACGTATGTTAATACtcttaaaaatactttaaaaaagaatattaaacgAGCAtttctctgtagtttccattgtaatttaaagaaaaacaactatttatCTATTTAACAAATCTTGTATGTTCGATTAAATACATTTAGATGGGAAATTATTCTGAATACAATGTCCATCGCCTCTTGTACCGGCTAACACCCCAACTTCTCTGGCTAATGCCCCAAACACTAACTTGCACTTGCAAACGCGCCTTGTATAAGCTTACGTCCCTAACACTGGCTAACGCTCTTTTTGCACTGGCGAACATTCCCTTGCACTGACTAATGCCCCTATCACTGGCTAACGCACATTGCATTGACACATGCGCCCCAAGCGCTAACCAATGCCAATAGCAACGATTAAAACCCTTTAGCACTGGCTTTTTAAATCGTCATTCAATAATccccaataaaaaaataacgaacATAGACTAGACTGTGACCATAGCACCAACATACTATAAGATAAAATTGTATAAGCATGAGCGTTCGACAGGAAAACATTGACACGATAACTGGTAATGTAAtgcattgttaatatttaataccaatttaACACATAgatgttaaatttaataaacagCAACAGCTTCgaagtaaacataaaaaaatccaataagTCTGTAAGTCCTATAGATCTTAAATTAGCAATCGGAATATAttgtacaaatatattaaattgaatggaattttaaaacaaaacaacataacaacaaCTGCAAACATACGATATACAAATGCAAGTTGGATTATAAGTCCTATGAATCTATACAAATGAAAATCTTACCATCGCTGAAGGCTTGGAGCGCTACGAGGGACGCAATCAGAAGACCAACGATCT is from Mya arenaria isolate MELC-2E11 chromosome 9, ASM2691426v1 and encodes:
- the LOC128203342 gene encoding acanthoscurrin-2-like translates to MGKIVGLLIASLVALQAFSDGFKWGYGYGGRMSRRYMGHGGHGGGMSGGGMYGGHYGGGGMFGGGGMGGGMYGGGGMGGGMMDGGYSGGGGMYGGGGMGGGMYGGGGMGGGMMGGGYSGGGGMMGGGMYGGYSGGGMGGGMYGGYSGGGMGGGMMGGGGMGGGMMGGGYGSYGMMGSMMRSGYTSWGWRCKCRKFCRWPERDFGRCKWCKFWHCRRKCCRRSK